A single genomic interval of Chrysemys picta bellii isolate R12L10 chromosome 8, ASM1138683v2, whole genome shotgun sequence harbors:
- the DIRAS3 gene encoding GTP-binding protein Di-Ras3 isoform X1, producing MFGARMWQAVSAQGHVNSRNLGICNSDLPHFLGHIRANMPEQSNDYRVVVFGAAGVGKSSLVLRFVRGTFRETYIPTIEDTYRQVISCDKNICTLQITDTTGSHQFPAMQRLSISKGHAFILVYSVTSRQSVEELQPIYDQICQIKGDIQKIPIMLVGNKSDETQRELDASEGEALASKWKCSFMETSAKMNYNVQELFQELLNLEKRRTVSLQVDGKKSKQQKKKDKLKGKCSVM from the exons ATGTTTGGGGCTCGAATGTGGCAG GCCGTCTCTGCACAAGGGCATGTAAACTCAAGAAACCTGGGCATTTGCAATTCAGACCTTCCTCACTTCTTGGGTCACATCAGAGCAAACATGCCAGAACAAAGCAATGATTACAGGGTGGTTGTGTTTGGAGCTGCAGGCGTTGGTAAAAGCTCTTTGGTCCTTCGTTTTGTAAGGGGAACTTTCAGGGAAACCTACATCCCTACCATTGAGGACACTTACAGACAGGTGATCAGCTGTGATAAGAACATCTGCACCCTTCAGATTACAGATACCACTGGCAGCCATCAGTTCCCTGCTATGCAGAGGTTGTCTATCTCCAAAGGTCATGCTTTCATCTTGGTGTACTCGGTCACCAGCAGGCAGTCCGTGGAAGAACTTCAGCCAATCTATGATCAGATTTGTCAGATCAAAGGGGATATCCAAAAGATTCCAATAATGTTGGTTGGTAACAAGAGTGATGAGACCCAGAGGGAACTGGATGCCAGTGAAGGGGAAGCCTTAGCCAGCAAGTGGAAGTGTTCCTTCATGGAGACATCAGCTAAAATGAACTACAATGTACAGGAGCTCTTCCAAGAACTCTtgaatctggagaagagaagaactGTCAGTCTccaggtggatgggaagaaatcCAAGCAGCAGAAAAAGAAGGATAAACTGAAAGGCAAGTGTTCTGTTATGTGA
- the DIRAS3 gene encoding GTP-binding protein Di-Ras3 isoform X2, whose translation MPEQSNDYRVVVFGAAGVGKSSLVLRFVRGTFRETYIPTIEDTYRQVISCDKNICTLQITDTTGSHQFPAMQRLSISKGHAFILVYSVTSRQSVEELQPIYDQICQIKGDIQKIPIMLVGNKSDETQRELDASEGEALASKWKCSFMETSAKMNYNVQELFQELLNLEKRRTVSLQVDGKKSKQQKKKDKLKGKCSVM comes from the coding sequence ATGCCAGAACAAAGCAATGATTACAGGGTGGTTGTGTTTGGAGCTGCAGGCGTTGGTAAAAGCTCTTTGGTCCTTCGTTTTGTAAGGGGAACTTTCAGGGAAACCTACATCCCTACCATTGAGGACACTTACAGACAGGTGATCAGCTGTGATAAGAACATCTGCACCCTTCAGATTACAGATACCACTGGCAGCCATCAGTTCCCTGCTATGCAGAGGTTGTCTATCTCCAAAGGTCATGCTTTCATCTTGGTGTACTCGGTCACCAGCAGGCAGTCCGTGGAAGAACTTCAGCCAATCTATGATCAGATTTGTCAGATCAAAGGGGATATCCAAAAGATTCCAATAATGTTGGTTGGTAACAAGAGTGATGAGACCCAGAGGGAACTGGATGCCAGTGAAGGGGAAGCCTTAGCCAGCAAGTGGAAGTGTTCCTTCATGGAGACATCAGCTAAAATGAACTACAATGTACAGGAGCTCTTCCAAGAACTCTtgaatctggagaagagaagaactGTCAGTCTccaggtggatgggaagaaatcCAAGCAGCAGAAAAAGAAGGATAAACTGAAAGGCAAGTGTTCTGTTATGTGA